A genomic stretch from Hymenobacter psoromatis includes:
- a CDS encoding type I restriction endonuclease subunit M: MLNAVWRACDSFRGVIDPSLYKDYILTFLFVKYLSDLWKERTEHFAALYATDPDPATRLRRALRNERFQVPDEATYEYLFAHRNDDKIGQLINVALQALEDANGLALDGVFRSIDFNSEVVLGKEKERKRRLKNLMEDFQGIDLKPSHLSSSDIIGDVYEYLIAFFASDAGKKAGEFYTPAPVSRLLARLVAPLPGDRICDPTCGSASLLMRVGQEVKLRHGSDNFSLYGQELNGGTYSLARMNMVLHGFDDAVIKWGDTLNDPQLLDNDALLKFNVLVANPPFSLDKWGAENAASDRHKRFWRGVPPKSKGDFAFLSHMIHVALPQVGRGGVILPHGILFRGSAEGLIRRKLLEEGLIEAVVGLPGGMFYGTGIPTAIVLFRRQRATTDVLFVDASQLYEETRGQNALTDAHLTRIADTVEQFRDQPAGPAGVVEARFAYRADLAEIEKNGFNLNIARYVDTFVAAEAVDMPAVQAELDAIETELADVRRRMQGFLVKLK, from the coding sequence ATACTCAACGCCGTGTGGCGCGCCTGCGACTCCTTCCGCGGCGTTATCGACCCGAGCTTGTACAAGGATTATATCCTGACGTTTTTGTTCGTCAAGTACCTGTCGGACTTGTGGAAGGAGCGCACCGAGCACTTTGCCGCCCTCTACGCCACCGACCCCGACCCGGCCACCCGCCTGCGGCGCGCCCTGCGCAACGAGCGGTTTCAGGTGCCCGACGAAGCTACCTACGAGTATTTGTTTGCGCACCGCAACGACGATAAAATCGGGCAGCTCATCAACGTGGCCTTGCAGGCGCTGGAAGATGCCAACGGGCTGGCCCTCGATGGGGTGTTTCGGAGCATCGACTTCAACTCGGAAGTAGTGTTGGGCAAGGAAAAGGAGCGCAAGCGCCGCCTCAAAAATTTGATGGAGGATTTCCAGGGTATTGACCTCAAGCCCTCGCACCTCAGCTCATCCGACATTATCGGCGACGTGTACGAGTACCTGATTGCCTTTTTTGCCTCGGATGCGGGCAAGAAGGCGGGCGAGTTCTACACGCCCGCGCCGGTGTCGCGGCTGCTGGCCCGGCTGGTGGCCCCGCTGCCCGGCGACCGCATCTGCGACCCCACCTGCGGCTCGGCTTCGCTGCTGATGCGCGTGGGGCAGGAGGTGAAGCTGCGCCACGGCTCCGACAACTTCTCGCTCTACGGGCAGGAGCTGAACGGCGGCACCTACTCGCTGGCCCGCATGAACATGGTGCTCCACGGCTTCGACGATGCCGTGATAAAGTGGGGCGACACCCTCAACGACCCCCAGCTGCTCGACAACGACGCGCTGCTCAAGTTCAACGTGCTGGTGGCCAACCCGCCCTTCTCGCTCGATAAGTGGGGGGCCGAAAACGCGGCTTCCGACCGCCACAAGCGCTTCTGGCGGGGGGTGCCGCCCAAGAGCAAGGGCGACTTCGCCTTTCTCTCGCACATGATTCACGTGGCCTTGCCCCAGGTGGGCCGGGGCGGCGTTATCCTGCCCCACGGCATCTTGTTTCGGGGCAGCGCCGAGGGGCTTATCCGGCGCAAGCTGCTGGAAGAAGGGCTGATTGAGGCCGTGGTGGGCCTGCCGGGCGGCATGTTCTACGGCACGGGCATCCCCACGGCCATCGTGCTGTTTCGGCGGCAGCGCGCCACCACCGACGTGCTGTTCGTGGATGCCTCGCAGCTCTACGAGGAAACCCGCGGCCAGAACGCGCTCACCGATGCTCACCTGACCCGCATTGCCGACACCGTGGAGCAGTTTCGGGACCAGCCGGCCGGCCCGGCGGGCGTGGTCGAGGCCCGGTTTGCCTACCGCGCCGACCTGGCCGAAATCGAAAAGAACGGCTTCAACCTCAACATCGCCCGCTACGTCGATACGTTCGTGGCCGCCGAAGCCGTGGACATGCCCGCCGTGCAAGCGGAGTTGGATGCCATCGAAACCGAGCTGGCCGACGTGCGGCGGCGGATGCAGGGGTTTTTAGTGAAGCTGAAATAA
- a CDS encoding transcriptional regulator, translated as MSPTSHESQHTEWKESWRDEYIKWLCGFANAQGGTLTIGKNDQGQVVGIANGRQLLEEIPNKVRDLLGILVDVHSLSEGELTYLEIVVEAYPYPISYKGQYHYRSGSTKQELKGAALDKFLLRKQGKHWDGVPVPGADVASLSASALELFRQRARRSGRVDADVLLDADETLLENLHLAEGSYLKRAAVLLFHPTPERFVTGAYLKIGRFATDDDLRYQDEVHGPLLDQIEKGLDLLLTKYLAAGITYEGAHRTEEIMFPKAALREALLNALAHKDYSSGSPVQISVYDERVIFWNDGYLPDHWTVDTLTKKHPSRPFNPDLANTLFRAGYIESWGRGTLKMINECRIHNLPAPRYAFEAGGFQVEFVRYTVDYLQSQGLRAELAAILLNVQQHGVTNNSIVQQQLGVSKPTATRYLGELEKRGYLVKTGTRGAGTEYHLIGSV; from the coding sequence ATGTCGCCTACCTCCCACGAAAGCCAGCACACCGAATGGAAGGAGTCGTGGCGCGACGAGTATATCAAATGGCTCTGCGGTTTTGCCAACGCCCAGGGCGGCACGCTCACCATCGGCAAAAATGACCAGGGCCAGGTGGTGGGCATTGCTAACGGTCGCCAGCTGCTGGAAGAAATTCCCAATAAGGTCCGCGACCTGCTCGGCATTCTCGTGGATGTACATAGCCTGAGCGAAGGCGAACTGACGTATCTGGAAATCGTGGTGGAGGCCTACCCGTACCCCATCAGCTACAAAGGCCAGTACCACTACCGCAGCGGGAGCACCAAGCAGGAGCTAAAGGGTGCGGCGCTCGACAAGTTTCTCCTGCGCAAGCAAGGCAAACACTGGGACGGCGTACCCGTGCCCGGTGCCGACGTGGCCAGCCTGAGCGCGTCGGCGCTGGAGCTGTTCCGCCAGCGCGCCCGGCGCAGTGGCCGCGTTGATGCCGATGTGCTGCTCGACGCGGACGAAACCTTACTGGAAAACCTACACTTGGCGGAAGGCTCCTACCTGAAGCGAGCCGCGGTGCTACTGTTTCACCCTACCCCTGAACGATTCGTGACCGGGGCCTACCTGAAAATCGGTCGCTTTGCCACCGATGACGACCTGCGTTACCAGGATGAGGTGCACGGCCCCTTGCTCGACCAGATTGAAAAAGGTCTGGACCTGCTGCTGACCAAGTACCTGGCTGCTGGCATCACTTATGAAGGAGCCCACCGGACCGAGGAAATTATGTTCCCGAAGGCGGCTCTGCGCGAGGCCCTACTGAATGCGTTGGCCCACAAAGATTACAGCAGCGGCTCACCGGTGCAGATAAGCGTGTACGACGAACGGGTAATCTTCTGGAACGACGGCTACCTACCTGACCACTGGACGGTGGACACGCTGACCAAGAAGCACCCGTCGCGGCCCTTCAACCCAGACTTAGCCAATACCCTGTTCCGCGCTGGTTACATTGAGTCCTGGGGCCGAGGTACGCTCAAGATGATAAATGAGTGCCGCATCCACAACCTACCGGCCCCGCGCTACGCATTTGAGGCCGGCGGTTTTCAGGTGGAATTCGTGCGCTATACAGTTGATTACCTGCAAAGCCAGGGGTTGCGAGCGGAACTAGCGGCTATACTCCTGAATGTGCAGCAACACGGTGTGACGAACAATTCCATCGTGCAGCAGCAGTTGGGTGTCAGCAAGCCCACTGCCACCCGTTACCTAGGTGAGCTGGAAAAGAGGGGCTATCTGGTTAAAACCGGGACCCGTGGGGCAGGCACTGAATATCATTTAATTGGCTCAGTATAG